One Ictalurus furcatus strain D&B chromosome 21, Billie_1.0, whole genome shotgun sequence genomic region harbors:
- the dnase1l4.2 gene encoding deoxyribonuclease 1 like 4, tandem duplicate 2 isoform X2 — protein sequence MKIASFNVRRLGSSKLSDESTIKYLIKIVSRYSIIVILEVVDKSGKAMAKFLHKLNSTGNNKKHPYRMAMSSSLGRSLYKEQIACLYRPDQVQLIDTYQYEDNQEGDEDAFSREPFILRFGLPDRMVNEVVLIPVHTKPKDSEKEIDELYDVSMAVRKKWKTNNIMILGDFNADGAYVSKKKMKKIRIRTDEDFHWLIGDDVDTTASLSNDYSYDRIVVYKDDLLNAVVRNSAKPFNFHEAYDLSEEELQNGLLLSHRQLADLHVAY from the exons ATGAAGATTGCATCCTTTAACGTCAGGCGTCTTGGTTCGAGTAAGCTGTCAGACGAGAGTACTATAAAGTACCTTATAAAG ATTGTGTCTCGCTATAGCATAATTGTGATCCTTGAAGTAGTGGACAAGTCAGGAAAGGCCATGGCTAAATTCCTGCACAAGCTGAACAGCACAGG CAATAACAAGAAGCATCCTTACCGCATGGCAATGAGTTCCAGCCTGGGCCGCTCACTTTACAAGGAGCAGATTGCGTGCCTCTACAG ACCAGACCAAGTCCAGCTGATTGACACATACCAATATGAAGACAATCAGGAAGGAGACGAGGACGCCTTCTCACGAGAGCCCTTCATTCTGCGTTTCGGCTTACCTGACAGAA tgGTAAATGAAGTGGTTTTGATCCCAGTCCACACAAAGCCCAAAGACTCGGAGAAAGAAATAGATGAGCTGTATGATGTGAGCATGGCTGTCAGGAAGAAATGGAAGACTAAT AATATAATGATCCTGGGCGACTTCAATGCTGATGGAGCGTACGTCTccaagaagaagatgaagaaaatcagGATCCGTACTGACGAAGACTTCCACTGGCTGATAGGGGACGATGTGGACACCACAGCCAGCCTGTCCAACGACTATTCATACGACAG GATTGTGGTGTACAAGGACGACTTGTTGAATGCAGTAGTGCGGAATTCAGCGAAACCCTTCAACTTCCATGAGGCCTATGATCTGTCAGAGGAAGAG cttcaaaatggcttgcttttgtCCCATAGACAGCTCGCTGATCTTCATGTGGCTTATTAG
- the dnase1l4.2 gene encoding deoxyribonuclease 1 like 4, tandem duplicate 2 isoform X1, translating into MKIASFNVRRLGSSKLSDESTIKYLIKIVSRYSIIVILEVVDKSGKAMAKFLHKLNSTGNNKKHPYRMAMSSSLGRSLYKEQIACLYRPDQVQLIDTYQYEDNQEGDEDAFSREPFILRFGLPDRMVNEVVLIPVHTKPKDSEKEIDELYDVSMAVRKKWKTNNIMILGDFNADGAYVSKKKMKKIRIRTDEDFHWLIGDDVDTTASLSNDYSYDRIVVYKDDLLNAVVRNSAKPFNFHEAYDLSEEEALQISDHYPVEVSLKKKPVTRPKGHSKAVKRKAS; encoded by the exons ATGAAGATTGCATCCTTTAACGTCAGGCGTCTTGGTTCGAGTAAGCTGTCAGACGAGAGTACTATAAAGTACCTTATAAAG ATTGTGTCTCGCTATAGCATAATTGTGATCCTTGAAGTAGTGGACAAGTCAGGAAAGGCCATGGCTAAATTCCTGCACAAGCTGAACAGCACAGG CAATAACAAGAAGCATCCTTACCGCATGGCAATGAGTTCCAGCCTGGGCCGCTCACTTTACAAGGAGCAGATTGCGTGCCTCTACAG ACCAGACCAAGTCCAGCTGATTGACACATACCAATATGAAGACAATCAGGAAGGAGACGAGGACGCCTTCTCACGAGAGCCCTTCATTCTGCGTTTCGGCTTACCTGACAGAA tgGTAAATGAAGTGGTTTTGATCCCAGTCCACACAAAGCCCAAAGACTCGGAGAAAGAAATAGATGAGCTGTATGATGTGAGCATGGCTGTCAGGAAGAAATGGAAGACTAAT AATATAATGATCCTGGGCGACTTCAATGCTGATGGAGCGTACGTCTccaagaagaagatgaagaaaatcagGATCCGTACTGACGAAGACTTCCACTGGCTGATAGGGGACGATGTGGACACCACAGCCAGCCTGTCCAACGACTATTCATACGACAG GATTGTGGTGTACAAGGACGACTTGTTGAATGCAGTAGTGCGGAATTCAGCGAAACCCTTCAACTTCCATGAGGCCTATGATCTGTCAGAGGAAGAG GCTCTGCAGATTAGTGATCATTACCCAGTGGAGGTGAGCCTGAAGAAGAAACCTGTAACGAGACCCAAAGGCCATTCAAAGGCAGTGAAACGCAAAGCAAGCTAA